One segment of Acidovorax sp. DW039 DNA contains the following:
- a CDS encoding tripartite tricarboxylate transporter substrate binding protein gives MTFFKLGRRHAAFLSAAAAVLIAAGLPVTAAQAQPAYPAKPIRLIVPFPPGGGTDMIARAVAQKVADQNKWSVIVDNRPGAGGNLGVDAVAKADPDGYTLVMGQTSNLAINPTLYKKLPYDPLKDLAPVALVSSSPIVMAVPVNSRFKNFADVVAASKGKPDALTLGYSGNGTVAHLAGELAENAAGIQLRHIPYKGAAQAMTDLMGGQIDLYMSSVPTLLGHVRNGKLKVIAITSAQRSAQLPDVPTLAESGFKGFEAVTWFGVLAPAGTPAAIVAQLNKAINQALKQPDVADKLRSEGGEILGGTSEQFSALLRTEVPRWSKIVKDSGASLD, from the coding sequence ATGACTTTCTTCAAGCTTGGCCGCCGACATGCGGCCTTCCTTTCCGCTGCAGCAGCCGTACTCATCGCGGCGGGGCTTCCCGTCACCGCAGCCCAGGCCCAGCCGGCTTACCCTGCCAAGCCCATCCGCCTGATTGTTCCGTTCCCACCCGGTGGCGGCACCGACATGATCGCCCGCGCCGTGGCGCAGAAGGTGGCCGACCAGAACAAGTGGAGCGTGATCGTGGACAACCGCCCCGGTGCCGGTGGCAACCTGGGGGTGGACGCCGTAGCCAAGGCCGACCCCGACGGCTACACCCTGGTGATGGGGCAGACCAGCAACCTCGCCATCAACCCCACGCTGTACAAGAAGCTGCCCTACGACCCGCTCAAGGACTTGGCTCCGGTGGCGCTGGTGTCTTCCTCGCCCATCGTGATGGCCGTGCCGGTCAACTCGCGCTTCAAGAACTTTGCCGATGTGGTGGCTGCGTCCAAGGGCAAGCCTGATGCCTTGACGCTGGGCTACTCGGGCAACGGCACCGTGGCCCATCTGGCCGGTGAACTGGCCGAGAACGCTGCTGGCATCCAGCTGCGTCACATCCCCTACAAGGGCGCGGCCCAGGCCATGACCGACCTGATGGGCGGGCAGATCGACCTGTACATGTCGTCCGTGCCCACGCTGCTGGGGCATGTGCGCAACGGCAAGCTCAAGGTCATTGCCATCACATCGGCCCAGCGTTCCGCGCAACTGCCCGATGTGCCCACGCTGGCAGAGTCGGGCTTCAAAGGCTTTGAGGCCGTGACCTGGTTCGGTGTGCTGGCCCCGGCGGGCACGCCCGCAGCCATCGTGGCGCAGCTCAACAAGGCCATCAACCAGGCCCTCAAGCAGCCGGACGTGGCCGACAAGCTGCGCTCTGAAGGCGGCGAAATCCTGGGTGGTACG